AACTTCCTGTCCCGCACGTTTCCAAGTGTGTAATGCATCCAGAACTGGTCGGCGTGGACGTTGCCTAAAAAGTCAATGTCCCCGAACGACACGCCGGAGGAATATCTCCCCCCGCCGTTCCATTCCAGCGATTTTTTCACTTCCTCGGCCCGGGCCGGATTCTTTTCCAAAAGCTTCATGTAAAGGTATGGCCCGTCCACGTGGTTGTCCACGGTGAGGATGTCCTTGTCCAGCCCGCGATTATGGAAATCCTCGGTGCGTTCCAGGATGATGTCCATGGCGTGGCGGGTCTCCTCGTGGGTCAAATCCTCGCCGGATATGCCTCCCGCGCGGCCGGAATACACCAGGTGATAGAAACAGGCGCGCTGTATCCCCTCGCGTTCGATGAAATCGAAAATCTGGTGGAGGTTCTCGTAATTGTGCCGGGTGAGGGTGAGGCGCAGCCCCACTTTCTGCCCCACGGCAACGCAGTTCTTGAATCCGCGCATCGCCTTGTCGAAGGCGCCTTTCTTCCCGCGGAACTGGTCGTTTATCTCCCCGATTCCGTCCAGGCTTATGCCGATGTATGTAAAGCCGGTGTCCTTGAGCCTTTGGGCGGCTTTTTCGTCTATCAGCACCCCGTTGGTGGAAAGGGTCAGGCGAAGCCCCACCTTGCGGGCGTGATCGGCAAGCTCCCACACGTCCTTGCGCACAAGCGGCTCTCCGCCGGAGAGCAGCAGCGCCGGGATGCCGAATTCCTTCAGGTCGGTTATCAGGTTCTTTCCCTCGTCCGTGGTAAGCTCCCCGGAATACGCTTTCTCCTCCGAGTCGCTGTAACAATGGATGCACTTCAAGTTGCAAGTGCGGGTGATGTTCCACGCGGTCACGGGCCGGCGCTCCCCCGCCGATTTGGGGACTGCGTGGGCGTTTGGCTTATGTTTCATCTGGTGGGACTGCTTTCCGTAGCGGATGGCGTCCCCCTCGTTTTCCTTCTGGCAATACAGGGCTGAAATACCGATCATTGTTTAAACAATACCTCCGGTTGATGACAAAAGCTGGCAGCGTATAATGGAAAATTACACGATGACCACTTATCAATCAAATTTAACATTTTGACCATGAGTGAGGCAATGAAAAGATATAGAACGTGTCCAAACCGGGGCGTTACAGTGGAAATACATGGAGTTGGGAGCAGAGGGGCGAAATGGAAAAACTGACCGCCAGGAAAGCGTCCGCCGCCCTCAAAGCCCACGCATCGGCGGAGAAAGCTGTGTTGCTGTCCGGATTTTTCAAGACCGGAAAAGGGGAGTATGGCGAGGGGGACAGATTCCTGGGGGTGATGGTCCCCGAAATCCGGAAGGCCGCCAGGCATTACCACATCTTGGCGCTCGATGAACTGGGCAAACTGCTGGCCTCGCCATACAACGAGGAGCGGCTTATGGCGCTGATCATATTGGGGGCGCGCTATAAAAAAGGGGACGGCGGCGAGAAGGAGGCCATATTCCGGCTTTATATAAAAAACCTTTCAAACGTGAACAACTGGAACCTGGTGGACCTTTCCGCCCCATACATTTCAGGGCCGCATCTTGCGGACGGAGGGCGGGAGCTATTATACAAACTTGCCCATTCGAAAAACCTTTGGGAACGCCGGGTGGCGATAATCAGCACTTCCCATTTCATCCGCAACGGCGAGTTTGACGACACGCTGAAGATTACGGACATTTTGATCAATGACAAACACGATCTCATCCACAAAGCCTGTGGCTGGATGCTCCGGGAAGTGGGGAAGCGGGACGAAGCGGCGCTGGACCGGTTTTTAAAAGAGCGGAGCAAGACCATGCCCCGCACCATGCTGCGCTATGCCATAGAGCGGATGGAGGAGGGGAAGAGGAAGAAATACCTGGCGAGGTGACCGCCGCGCCGTCATTCGGCGGCGGGCTGGGGGTTTTTGTGCCGCAGAGTGTAAGGGGAGACGTAGTTTGGATCGCTCCAAATCCCGGTCTTGTTTTCCTTCGCGGTTTTTTCCGCCTCGAAAAGCTTGTCCATGTATTCTTTTTTGTAGGCGGAGGGGTTGGAGCGCATCGGGAAATATATCTCAGCCATTCCCTTGAGCACCATTTCGACGTTCACCTCCACCGCGTCGAGGAACACCATACCGTCCACTTTGCCGCTTTTATCGGGCCCGAATGATTCCACGATAACTTCCTTGTTCATTATCATCCTGGCGAGGGTCTCCATTGATTCCCTGTAGGCAGGCTGGGGGGCCTTCATCCCTTTTTCAAAGTCCGGCGCGTCGATATAGGCCAGCTGGACCCGTATGAATTTCCCGTTGTCGCCGGTGACGCCGATGGTGTCCCCGTCGTAAATCCTGGTGACTGTGCCTATTATCAGGTTTTCCTCTTTTTTCTCTTCGGCATAGGCTGGCGTCTGGAAGGCCAGCGTGGCGCAAAGACTGAGCGAAATGGCAAACCGGTAGATCATAAAAACACATTCCTGCAAGCATGTTTAAAGCGCGGGCAACCCCCAGCCGGACGTCAAGCGTTTAATAATTCTAATATTTTACGGAAAAACCTGCAATAACCTACTTTAAAATAAGGATTGCGGGAGGCGGCGCCATTCCGGGCATAATTTAGTTTATTAATCAAAGTTAATGCGTCATAATTAAAACTCAAGCAAGGAGCCGGCATATTGGCGAGCCTTCCTGCCGGCGCCGTTTAACTGTACTGTGACGATACAAGGGCATAGCTATAATGGCTGAGATCGCGGAGAAAAAAACAAGCTTCAAAAAAAGCGTCAAGGAGGACTCATCCTCCGAAGTGCTGGGCAAGCTTTTGGCCAAGGACGGCCAGATAACAAGGTCGCA
This genomic window from Nitrospinota bacterium contains:
- a CDS encoding radical SAM protein, yielding MIGISALYCQKENEGDAIRYGKQSHQMKHKPNAHAVPKSAGERRPVTAWNITRTCNLKCIHCYSDSEEKAYSGELTTDEGKNLITDLKEFGIPALLLSGGEPLVRKDVWELADHARKVGLRLTLSTNGVLIDEKAAQRLKDTGFTYIGISLDGIGEINDQFRGKKGAFDKAMRGFKNCVAVGQKVGLRLTLTRHNYENLHQIFDFIEREGIQRACFYHLVYSGRAGGISGEDLTHEETRHAMDIILERTEDFHNRGLDKDILTVDNHVDGPYLYMKLLEKNPARAEEVKKSLEWNGGGRYSSGVSFGDIDFLGNVHADQFWMHYTLGNVRDRKFADIWLDESDPLMNILKNRLDHLKGKCTKCKYLMMCGGALRVRADLVYNDPAAPDPACYLSDEECGITPEVRAELKAKGEDFPAPEHLLKKSGAVA
- a CDS encoding DNA alkylation repair protein, which gives rise to MEKLTARKASAALKAHASAEKAVLLSGFFKTGKGEYGEGDRFLGVMVPEIRKAARHYHILALDELGKLLASPYNEERLMALIILGARYKKGDGGEKEAIFRLYIKNLSNVNNWNLVDLSAPYISGPHLADGGRELLYKLAHSKNLWERRVAIISTSHFIRNGEFDDTLKITDILINDKHDLIHKACGWMLREVGKRDEAALDRFLKERSKTMPRTMLRYAIERMEEGKRKKYLAR
- a CDS encoding thermonuclease family protein, whose product is MIYRFAISLSLCATLAFQTPAYAEEKKEENLIIGTVTRIYDGDTIGVTGDNGKFIRVQLAYIDAPDFEKGMKAPQPAYRESMETLARMIMNKEVIVESFGPDKSGKVDGMVFLDAVEVNVEMVLKGMAEIYFPMRSNPSAYKKEYMDKLFEAEKTAKENKTGIWSDPNYVSPYTLRHKNPQPAAE